TGACATAGCTCCAATCCCTAGAGCTACTCCTCCAAATATAGATCCCCATTTCAACCTAGACTTCTCTTTAACCTCTTTTCCTAAAGGGGCTAATACAGCCACTGCTATAACCAGATTATATGAAGCATAATTAATAGCAGATAAAATCCAATTTGGAACTGGTGGCTTTCCAGCAACAACTTGCTCTAAAGCACTAAACTCAAAGGGAAGTTTTGAAAGAATGGTCATAATTGTTACCGCAAATACTCCCGTTAATAATAGTGGAACTACAAAGCTAATAGCAGAAATAACACCACTAATCCCTAATAATGTTGTTAGCAGAGAAGTGACAGCCATAATTATATTTCCCCATAAAGCAGGAATAGCAAATTGTTCTTCAAATATTGCTCCTGAACCTGCAATCATAGCAGTCAAAGCACCAAATAAAAAGAAGGTAATTACTATATCTATTAATGCACCTAGCCATTTTCCGGCTGCATATTTTATAACCTGCAAGTGAGATTTTGCTTGATATTCTAGTCCTAAGCTTAAAATTATGTAACCATATATCACAAATAATAAAGTGGCTAATAATAAACCTATAAAACCTCCAAATCCATAGTAGCCAAAAAACTGTAACACTTCCTGCCCTGAGGCAAATCCAGCTCCGACCACTGTTCCAATGTATGTAGCTGCTATCCGAAAAGTAGATAAAGCAACTTTATTATCTCCTTTATTTCCACCCTGACCTATATTCTTAACCTCTTCTTTTCTTCCTAAAATATCTTTTAAATCAATTTTATTTTTTAGATTCAAAAAAACCACCTCTCTTAAACTAGTTTAATAAATTTAGAGGTGATTTATTCTTCAATAAATTAATTTTATATTTCTTTTATTATAATTCAAGCCATAGGTTTAAACCTGTGATTCATAGAAAATACTTTATTCTTTTATATTGTATATAGCCTATTATATCTAACTAAGATATACCTTCAAAAATGGTTTTAATTTTAAGTATAGCATGGATTTCTTTAAATAACTCTATCCTTCAAATTCTTTAAACAACAGAGTTAATCGCTAATAATTACTATTAATGATAAGCAATGAAAGTATTTAAGCATATGGGTAGTTTGAAAAATTACTACTCTCCTCCTATAATTATAAACACAAGATAAAGATAAATATTCCATTTGGAGGTGGATAGTATATGTTTGAACCCTTAAGTACAAGAAAAAAAGAGTTAACTAGTAACTTAAAATCCTTTTGGAATGAAACAAGCTTCTTTAATAATTCTATGGACATGGCAAATATAGGTTTTGAAACTGATATTAAGGAAGATAATAAAAAATATATTATCACAGCAAACTTACCTGGTTTAAATAAAGAAGATATTTCAATAGAGGCAGATAAAAATTACTTGACTATCTCCGCTAATAACGAAAGGTTAGTAAAAGAAGAAAGAAAACAAAATCATATCTACCGTGAAAGTCATATCAGTAATTATCAACGTAGCTTTTATATTAATAATACTATAACTAGTGAAATCACTGCAAAATTCGATAATGATATTTTAAAGATTAATATTCCAAAGAAAAACACTAGTACTAAATATAAAATTGATATCAATTAAAATTTAATATAACTCAAAAAATAAGGATAGGAATTATGCCTATCCTTAATACACAAACCTATAACATAAAGTGACTTCTTAGTTTCAAAGGAAGTCTTAGAGTCGCTTAGGTATTAATAAAAGACACAGCATTTCTGCTGTGTCTTTTATTAATTTTATTTTTTACTTTCAATCAATCTGCTAACACGATTTAAGTTAACCTTAGCTTTACTATAATTTGGATTAACTGCTAAAGCTTTTTGATAAGCTGCTTTAGCATTATCTAATTGACCAATATTTTCATAAGAAATTCCTAGATTATTATATAAATATGGTAACGATGGTTTTAATTTAGTTGCTTGCTTTAAAACAGGAATAGCTTGACTATACTGTCCACTTTGAATATAAGCAAGACCCAAATTATTTAAAGCATAATAGTTATTTGGAGCAAACTCTACTGCTTTTTTATAGTTAATTATTGCTTCTGATAAATTTCCTTGATTCATATATGCTCTACCTAATACATTGTAGGCATCATCTTGTCTACCATTAGCTACTATTGATTCTTTAAGAATATTTACCGCTTCATTCAACTTATCTTCTTTCAAATAGGTCCTAGCTAAATTAACCATAACCCGATAATGCTTAGGATTAATTTCATGAGCTTGTTTTAACTGAGTTTCGGCAAACTCCACTTTACCTAAACGATAATAAGTTAATCCTAAAATATAATGTGGGTACATTAAATCAGGATTTTCTGCAACAGCTTCTACCAATTGACCAACAGCAGCTTCGTAATTACCAGCTCTAAAGTAATTTAAACCTTTCTGATAAGGGCTCAGATTAGCTTCAGAGGATGCAAAAACACTTCCTGTTAATAACATAATTAAAATTGAAACAATTACTATTAAATTATAAGCTTTCTTCTTCATAAATATCACCTACTATTTCAATTTTTTATTCTTATCTATTTCATTTTGCTAACGAATTCTTCTAATTTAGCTTTAGCTAATTTGGGTTGATGTAATCTATAGTTACCACATTGAATCTCATTCATAGCTGGAACTTCTTCAACCTCGCTTGCAGCTTTAAAACTTTCTACTATTTTGGCTTTAATTTCTTCTAAATCTCTCTTCCCAAAAACAGTCAAATAAAATCCTGTCAGACAGCCCATAGGTGATAAATCAATTACACCTTCAATAATATCTCTAATCTTATCTGCTAATAAGTGTTCCATAGAATGAATAATTCCCGGTTCTAAAAAATCTTCATTCGGCTGGCATACCCTAATGTCGTATTTGCTCACAACACCATAATCTTCATTCTCATATACTACTACCTCTCTAATATATGGTGCTGTTACTTTTCTATGGTCAAATTCAAAGCTTTCTACATTAGTCTTTTTCATAGTCAAATCCTCCTTTAAAGTATCTATAAAATATATTCAATTTAAAAATCAATTTCCCTGCAAATATACTAAAACTACTTTAGTTATTTTTAATTCTTTATAATTTTATCTTATAAGCAATTATCAAATTATCAAAATCAATTAAGTTTAATTCTTATTTATTCACGAATTAACATCTAGAAATAGGAAAAGATAATTAAAAAAGGGGGGATTATTATTTCTTACTTGGAAAAAATCAAAGAAAAAAATTCAGATGATTTCTGCTTTGAAGTCAGACATAAAGTTCTAGAAATACCACGCAACACATATATTAAGGCATTATCAAATTTTGAAAACCCATTTTCTGAAGAAGCAGCCCAACAACTAATCGAAGAATATCTAGACTGGAAAGATGATAATGGTTTACTAGGAATGATTAGAATCAATGAGATTAAAAAAGATAATCTAGTAGAATTAGATGCAGCTGTTAGATATGTAGTAAATTGTGAACCAAGCACATGCCAAGAATGCCAATAGCCCTGTCACTTATTTGCAGGGCCTCTTTTTTTATAAACTTAATCTCCAAATCTCCTCTAAGGATTTTTGAAACAGCTTATCTAAACAATTATAGTCAATTGGATCTTTACCCTCCACCTTTAGTACATATTCCTGATAATAATTTATCTGTGTTTCTAAAAAGTCATCAATAATATCTAATCTTAATATCTCTTTATTATACTTATCAGACTTTTTTTGAATTAATAATGAACTTATTTCCTCTAATAATAGTGAATTATTTAATTCAGAATTCATTAAATTATAAAAATTCATAACTGGGATCTTCTTCTTATTCTTTATATAACTGCAGGCTAAAAGAGGCATTATTATATAAAGATACTTTTTTAGATTAATTTTATTTTCTCCTAAATATTTTTTATAGTTTGCTTTAGCCATATTTAAATAATGATATAATAAAGCCTTAGGTGAAAAATAATCTCTACTTAACCTTCTTAGTCGATCTATTAAAGTTGAATTTTCTATATAAATACTTGATGAATGTAACCATTCTAAGATAGATGGATTAGATTTTCTAAATAATTTCAAAGTTTTCTGTAGATCCCAGCCATGTAAATCAATTGAATTATTTATTTGAAGATCTATATAATCTTCTTTCTCTTCTATACTTAAGTACCATTCTATAGGGTGAACATATATAAACCTAATATCATAATCACTAGTTTCAGATGAAAAACCCCAAGCTCTACTACCAGCTTCCACTGCATACAATATTCTAATATTATTCTCCTCTTCTATATCTCTTAATTTAGAAATAATTCGATTATACATATTAACTAACTCCAAACTATTACTGATTAGAAATCAAATTCTTCTTAACAATGCTCTTAGTTTATCCATTGAATCATAATGGCTCCACTGGTTAAAAGATGGATGAGGAATATCAGAAATAATCTCTTTTTCTTTAATAATGTCTTCTACTTCCTTAATTAAGTTTAAATAAGTTGAAGCAAATTTTCCACAAGGAACTAAGTATTCAATACTTGCTTCATTATTTAAAGTAATAGTTAACCTTTTCTTAAAGTTATCCAGCAAAATACTTTTAACACGATTCCAATCCTTATTCTTATGAAGCTTAGACTTATAATTCGTCCTCAACTTTTCTAAAATATTCACTACTCTCTCATCGCTATCACTTAAGTTATATGCTTTCAAACCACCAGCTTGCATAGGAGCAGAGGTAACATTTAAAATACTAAATTCCTGAAGATCATTATACTTATCATTATATTTGTCTACTTGACTGACAATCTTTCCGAAAGGATCTTTATACTCTTTTCCATAAATAAATTTGGTCATTTCAACACCTGAACTCCCAGCAACAGGATAACCATATTTCATTTCCTGAGTATGGGGTGATTCCAAGATAAATAAGACTTTGGAAGATGGGTTAATTACATCTTCAACTTTATATTCTTCTAAATATTGCTCTGTTATCTCTAATAAATTCGACATTATTATCCTCCAATTTCTTAGATCAATTCTTAATATCTAATAATATGCTTTTCTATATCTAAACTTTTTATCCTTCTTAACTTAAATTATTAATTATCTCAATAAAAACAGATATAATTCATAATAAAAAACGAGGATAATTCCTCGTTTGTCTCTGATACTTCTAAATTTAATTATCTAACAGCTTATCTAATTCCATTCTAAAGGTCTCAATATCTTTAAACTGTCTATACACTGAAGCAAATCGAACATAAGCTATTTCATCCAATTTACTTAAATATTCCATAACTATCTCTCCTATAACAGTGCTCTCTACTTCATCTTCCATCTGATTTCTAATCTTCTGCTCTACTGAATTAACTATTCCTTCTAGCTGATCTCGAGATATTGATCTTTTTTCACAAGACTTTAATAAACCATTTAAAATCTTATTACGATCAAATCTTTCTCGACTTCCATCACGCTTAATTATCATAATAGGTAACTCATCTATTCGTTCATAAGTTGTAAACCTCTTAGCACACTCTAAACATTCTCTTCTACGTCTAATGGTTGTATTCTCTTCTGTTGCTCTAGAATCAACTACCTTACTTTCAAGATATGTACAATATGGGCATCTCATAATCTTCATCCTTCCTTCTAAATTTCAAGAAAAACATATACAATATATTGTATACATTGACATAATACCATACTGTATATGAGATGTCCAACTTTTTTAGGATTATTTCTGAATATATAAATTGCAATATAAAATGCACGGTTTTTTATTACTCAATACCTCATAAATTTTAAGCTGCCTTTAACTGTTCTTCAAATATATAATTTGCATTCTTAAACCCAAACATTTTTCGTGGATAATTATTTATCCATCGCTCAATTCTTTTAACTTCATTTCTGCTAATATTCTTAAAGCTACTTCCTTTTGGTAAAAACCTTCTAATCATTTTATTTAAATTCTCATTACTACCTCTTTGCCAAGAACAATAAGCATCAGCATAATATTGACTAGTTCTTGAGATATCACTTCCTGTAAAGGAAGTTTCTATCCCTTCATAATCATAGAATTCTTTACCATTATCTGTAGTTATAGTTTTAAATAAGTCTCTAAATTTTCTAACTCCTATTCTTCTTTCTACGCGATCTAATCCTTTTATTACAGATTCTTGAGTCTTATTAGGTATTAGTTCTATTATTTCTTTGCGACTATATCTCTCTGTTAAAACTAATAAAAAGGGCTCATCTTTACCTTTCCTACCCTCTACTAAGTCCATTTCCCAATGACCTATTTCTGACCTTTTATCAGCTTCCTTAGGCCTATCTGATATCTTTCTTCCCTCTTTTCTCCTTTTTGTTGATTCTTTTTCTTTCTGTTTAGATTTATTAGTCTTTTTATATCTACCATAAACCAAATCTTCTCTATCTATAAACAGAATGCCTTTATCTATATAATTATATATCGTCTTCCAATGTATTTTAATTTCAAACCCATCATCCTCTTTAATCATCTCTGCAATTACCTCTGGAGAATAATTTCCTTTTATTTTTTCTTCTATGAATTCAGCTAATTGATGATCTTTTCCTATTTTAATCTTAGCTCCTTTAGCAGTCGCATTGTTATCATATAAGTTTTGAGCTATATCAGCATCGTATTCTATTCTTTTAGTGTAATCTGAATTTAATAATACAAGCTTTCCCCTTTCAATTTCTCGACTTATTGTCGTCCTATGCCTCCCTAACTCTCTTGCTATTGCTGTCTTCGATTTGTTTTGTATATTATATAAATGTTCTATTATCTTTCTCTCTTCCCACTTTAAATGTTTTCCTTTTCTACTTTTTGTGTTATAATTATTTTGGCACATATTTAATACCTCCAATGTTTGCTTTGGTCAGTTAACATTATATATGAGGTATTAATGTGTGTCATTTTTTATTTTTTGAACTATCCGTGCATTTAATTATACAATGCACCATTATTTCTGAATATATAAGTAATTTATTCCTTAATAAAAAGTATCTCTTAAGAGATACTTTTTATTAAGCCTTATCTTTAACTACCATTAATTTTATATTCCGATTTTGCTCATCTTCATTAATAGCATTTTCCATATTTTCAAGTTTGTCCAACTCATCAGTACTTAATTTAGCTAACCTATTACTAAACTTTTCTTTTAAAGACATAATTACCTCCTTTATTAAATACCAAAAATAAATCTAATTCTTTTTATATTATTTATGGTTTAATTAAAATGATATTTGCTTTTATTTTATCTAATTAATAAATCAATTATTCGCAGCTAAATAAAAAATATTGGATCTTTAACGATTTTTGTGAAAATACTATATCTAAATTATTTTAAAGATTATTTTTTACCACGAAGGCATACAGATATCCAGAAATTAATTCAAGAACATTTTAAAGAATAAATTCAATCTCTTGTTCTTTATTAGTGTCAATTAGCATTTGATTCATTGCTAAACTAATCTTTTTATCTTTTAACCTTTAGCCCCATTTCATCAGCCCAAGGCTACTTAATCAAGAAGTAAAATACCACTTCTTTCACAGCGCTGTGTTATCAGTGGCTAATTCTCTAGGTCTTTAAAAAAAACTTTCGCAATAAATTTGCTACTAGCCACTAGCTAATTACTATTTATGATAATTCCTGGTTTCAAAGTATTTTTTATATGATTTAATATTTGCTTTTTATGTTTTAATCAAGATCTTAAATTATTGTTAATCACAAAGTTCATTGTTGAAATAAAATCCCTTTTAAAAGGGATTTAACTAATAATTAAATTTCATTGTTTGTATTACTAATATTATTCACTCTATTTACATTAACTAATATTACATCTTCACCTATTCTACTTATTTCTTCCCAAGGTATGTATACATCATCACCTTTTAGAAAAAATTTGAATCCCTTATCTTCTTTTGGAACTGATATACCTTTGATTTTACCTTCTACTAAATCAATATCAATATCTGTTATAAGACCTAACCTTTGACCAGTATTAACATCAATAACTTCTTTAGCCCTTAAATCTGAAGTTTTAATAATAATCATCCCCTCCTAATCAATAATTCACAATTTAATTAATTGAACAAAATTTATAAATATAATATCTACTAAGAGTTAAGTTTTTAATATGATAGATTAGTTTATAAATATTATATGTATTAAAGATCAGTATGTTACTTATTTAAATAAAATTTTATTTAAATAAGTAACTATAACTTTATTAAGTTACAAGCAAATTCAAATTTTAATAGATAGTATTTAAATACTATCTATTAAAATATATTAATTAGATCCTGATTTATTATTTTCTTCAGCAGGAAATAACAACTTATTTAAATTTGGAAAAGAAGTCTCTAAAATATGAACTAATTTTAATTTGGACTTAACAAACTTAGGATTTTCTCTTATAAATTCTACGAACTTAAATTTAAATTCTATATCCATCTCTTTACTTACCAATTGTTTATTTTCAGCAGCTAATTCTTCTAATTCTTTTTTTGATGATTCATCCATAGAATCAACAAAACATAGTGGAGGAAATAATACACACCACCAATTTTCTCCATTACCTTCCCCTAATATTACTTTTAAAGCTTTATATTTACCAGACTCTAATGTTTCATTACCATAACTTCGCGTAGGAAAGTAGAAATTATTAAGCTTTAAATTAACATCATAGTCTTTATTATGTTCTAGTAATTTTTGGGTGATTATTTCTTTTATGTCTGGTAAGTGTTTTTTTACAATAGCTTCAGCTTGAAAAGGATTATCTAATGAAACAAAAAATTTAGATGAGTTTTTAATAATCACATCTCTAACTTCTCTTTTTATTTTTTGATCTTCTAATGAATTACTATTAGCAACAACATGTAATCTTAATAGTTGATCTTTAGTATAATTATTAAGACTTGTACTATCTAAAACAATAGTATGTTTCATTCCTACTATAAAGAACGTACTTATTATTATAACTACTAAGATTACAAATCTAACGCGTCTCATACTAATCCTCCTCAATCTTCCTTAACATACTTCTTTAAATTATCTAAAGCTGCTTTTTCTAATCTTGAGACCTGTGCTTGTGAGATACCTATATTCCCAGCTACCTCCATCTGAGTTTTGCCTTCATAAAATCTCAATACTAAAATCAATTTCTCTCTATTTTCTAACTTTCTTAATGCTTCTCTAACAGCAATGGCTTCAAGCCAGTTTTCATCTTCTTTCTTACTATCACTAATCTGGTCCATCACATATATTGGATCACCACCATCATGATAAATTGGCTCAAATAATGAAATGGGATCTTGAATAGC
Above is a window of Orenia marismortui DSM 5156 DNA encoding:
- the spoIIR gene encoding stage II sporulation protein R → MRRVRFVILVVIIISTFFIVGMKHTIVLDSTSLNNYTKDQLLRLHVVANSNSLEDQKIKREVRDVIIKNSSKFFVSLDNPFQAEAIVKKHLPDIKEIITQKLLEHNKDYDVNLKLNNFYFPTRSYGNETLESGKYKALKVILGEGNGENWWCVLFPPLCFVDSMDESSKKELEELAAENKQLVSKEMDIEFKFKFVEFIRENPKFVKSKLKLVHILETSFPNLNKLLFPAEENNKSGSN
- a CDS encoding IS30 family transposase yields the protein MCQNNYNTKSRKGKHLKWEERKIIEHLYNIQNKSKTAIARELGRHRTTISREIERGKLVLLNSDYTKRIEYDADIAQNLYDNNATAKGAKIKIGKDHQLAEFIEEKIKGNYSPEVIAEMIKEDDGFEIKIHWKTIYNYIDKGILFIDREDLVYGRYKKTNKSKQKEKESTKRRKEGRKISDRPKEADKRSEIGHWEMDLVEGRKGKDEPFLLVLTERYSRKEIIELIPNKTQESVIKGLDRVERRIGVRKFRDLFKTITTDNGKEFYDYEGIETSFTGSDISRTSQYYADAYCSWQRGSNENLNKMIRRFLPKGSSFKNISRNEVKRIERWINNYPRKMFGFKNANYIFEEQLKAA
- a CDS encoding S-ribosylhomocysteine lyase, with protein sequence MKKTNVESFEFDHRKVTAPYIREVVVYENEDYGVVSKYDIRVCQPNEDFLEPGIIHSMEHLLADKIRDIIEGVIDLSPMGCLTGFYLTVFGKRDLEEIKAKIVESFKAASEVEEVPAMNEIQCGNYRLHQPKLAKAKLEEFVSKMK
- a CDS encoding Hsp20 family protein, which gives rise to MFEPLSTRKKELTSNLKSFWNETSFFNNSMDMANIGFETDIKEDNKKYIITANLPGLNKEDISIEADKNYLTISANNERLVKEERKQNHIYRESHISNYQRSFYINNTITSEITAKFDNDILKINIPKKNTSTKYKIDIN
- a CDS encoding YkvI family membrane protein; the protein is MNLKNKIDLKDILGRKEEVKNIGQGGNKGDNKVALSTFRIAATYIGTVVGAGFASGQEVLQFFGYYGFGGFIGLLLATLLFVIYGYIILSLGLEYQAKSHLQVIKYAAGKWLGALIDIVITFFLFGALTAMIAGSGAIFEEQFAIPALWGNIIMAVTSLLTTLLGISGVISAISFVVPLLLTGVFAVTIMTILSKLPFEFSALEQVVAGKPPVPNWILSAINYASYNLVIAVAVLAPLGKEVKEKSRLKWGSIFGGVALGIGAMSILFALVLNLPTAAKFEVPMVYVAGSFAPWVQIVYSAILIAEIYTTAVGNLYGFVARLTDPDGSEYKVYVIITSIVALIASQFGFTTLVRILYPAVGYAGFFLLGGLSFGMVKSYIKKA
- a CDS encoding YlmC/YmxH family sporulation protein, translated to MIKTSDLRAKEVIDVNTGQRLGLITDIDIDLVEGKIKGISVPKEDKGFKFFLKGDDVYIPWEEISRIGEDVILVNVNRVNNISNTNNEI
- the nrdR gene encoding transcriptional regulator NrdR, with protein sequence MRCPYCTYLESKVVDSRATEENTTIRRRRECLECAKRFTTYERIDELPIMIIKRDGSRERFDRNKILNGLLKSCEKRSISRDQLEGIVNSVEQKIRNQMEDEVESTVIGEIVMEYLSKLDEIAYVRFASVYRQFKDIETFRMELDKLLDN
- a CDS encoding tetratricopeptide repeat protein, with the translated sequence MKKKAYNLIVIVSILIMLLTGSVFASSEANLSPYQKGLNYFRAGNYEAAVGQLVEAVAENPDLMYPHYILGLTYYRLGKVEFAETQLKQAHEINPKHYRVMVNLARTYLKEDKLNEAVNILKESIVANGRQDDAYNVLGRAYMNQGNLSEAIINYKKAVEFAPNNYYALNNLGLAYIQSGQYSQAIPVLKQATKLKPSLPYLYNNLGISYENIGQLDNAKAAYQKALAVNPNYSKAKVNLNRVSRLIESKK
- a CDS encoding nucleotidyltransferase domain-containing protein, giving the protein MYNRIISKLRDIEEENNIRILYAVEAGSRAWGFSSETSDYDIRFIYVHPIEWYLSIEEKEDYIDLQINNSIDLHGWDLQKTLKLFRKSNPSILEWLHSSSIYIENSTLIDRLRRLSRDYFSPKALLYHYLNMAKANYKKYLGENKINLKKYLYIIMPLLACSYIKNKKKIPVMNFYNLMNSELNNSLLLEEISSLLIQKKSDKYNKEILRLDIIDDFLETQINYYQEYVLKVEGKDPIDYNCLDKLFQKSLEEIWRLSL